One Amycolatopsis sp. NBC_00355 genomic window carries:
- a CDS encoding DUF6541 family protein: MPAPEDFWSYFAAVATYVAVLAVPGGVVGWAAGLRGWALAGLAPLLSYAITGLAGPWLAIVHVPYGPLSVAACTLLLAGVLYGLRRLAVARGWMTPGAEEPHQAWTRRAHAAVAVCVGIATAVSIAVVVSGRGGTTAVFQRWDTVFHANGIRYIADTGDGSLTGMGTLNWYPDGSFYPNAYHLVGALVYQLSGTSIPVTLNAVTMPIAGLFALALVALVRQLGGRAVFAGCAALVAGGATTGAYESVSSGLLPFALGIVLTPLAAVALQRFVVRPGVDTGAVLALSAAGLLAAHSSALFGAILFALPLVVQRWYRALRGRRVDGVPEGKAAWRVAGGDVLKMIPVMLGAGLLAAPHILGAITFTSGSYPYHPWGSHMPVWKALAMLATFKQVLPVPQIWLTVFLAFGALTLVALRRLRWLMLSALGLSALFVVVACFGGEDWVISLSRPWWNDRFRLMALAAIPMCLIAAHGMSEAQRRLAMLADGRAWVRARPWLTGRVGLATAVLIVVAMGVLTGGFYRAANAKTVSLLYYNGLPGEVVPPVSQDEIDAMDRLGELGIPGDQKVLNDRLDGTAWMYALTGVHPVAAHYDAGAVNPDAVYLAVHFRDYDTDPRVRAVTQLLNVHYVLVGSGTIRRDTPIAPGLQKLDGLDFVSVVYRNPGAVIYRITK; the protein is encoded by the coding sequence TCCCCGGCGGCGTCGTCGGGTGGGCCGCCGGCCTGCGCGGCTGGGCCCTCGCGGGCCTCGCGCCGCTGCTCAGCTACGCCATCACCGGCCTGGCCGGGCCGTGGCTGGCGATCGTCCACGTGCCGTACGGCCCGCTCAGCGTCGCCGCGTGCACGCTGCTGCTCGCGGGTGTGCTGTACGGCCTGCGCCGCCTGGCCGTGGCCCGGGGGTGGATGACGCCCGGCGCCGAGGAGCCGCACCAGGCGTGGACCCGCCGGGCGCACGCCGCCGTGGCCGTCTGCGTCGGGATCGCGACGGCCGTGTCGATCGCCGTGGTGGTGTCCGGCCGCGGCGGCACGACCGCCGTCTTCCAGCGCTGGGACACCGTGTTCCACGCGAACGGCATCCGCTACATCGCCGACACCGGCGACGGCTCGCTGACCGGCATGGGCACGCTCAACTGGTACCCCGACGGCTCGTTCTACCCGAACGCGTACCACCTGGTCGGCGCGCTGGTCTACCAGCTGTCCGGGACGTCGATCCCGGTCACGCTCAACGCCGTCACGATGCCGATCGCCGGGCTGTTCGCCCTGGCCCTGGTCGCGCTGGTGCGCCAGCTCGGCGGCCGCGCGGTGTTCGCGGGCTGCGCCGCGCTGGTCGCCGGCGGCGCCACGACCGGCGCGTACGAGTCGGTGTCGAGCGGGTTGCTGCCGTTCGCGCTGGGCATCGTCCTGACGCCGCTGGCCGCGGTCGCGCTGCAGCGGTTCGTGGTCCGGCCGGGTGTCGACACCGGCGCGGTGCTGGCGCTGAGCGCGGCGGGCCTGCTCGCCGCGCACTCGAGCGCGTTGTTCGGCGCGATCCTGTTCGCGTTGCCGCTGGTGGTGCAGCGCTGGTACCGGGCGCTGCGCGGCCGCCGCGTCGACGGCGTTCCCGAGGGCAAGGCCGCCTGGCGGGTCGCGGGCGGCGACGTGCTGAAGATGATCCCGGTGATGCTCGGGGCCGGCCTGCTGGCCGCGCCGCACATCCTGGGCGCGATCACCTTCACGTCCGGGTCGTACCCGTACCACCCGTGGGGCTCGCACATGCCGGTGTGGAAGGCCCTGGCCATGCTGGCGACGTTCAAGCAGGTGCTGCCGGTGCCGCAGATCTGGCTCACGGTGTTCCTGGCGTTCGGCGCGCTCACGCTGGTGGCGCTGCGGCGGCTGCGCTGGCTGATGCTGTCGGCGCTGGGGCTGTCGGCGCTGTTCGTCGTCGTCGCGTGCTTCGGCGGCGAAGACTGGGTGATCTCGCTGTCGCGGCCCTGGTGGAACGACCGGTTCCGGCTGATGGCGCTGGCGGCGATCCCGATGTGCCTGATCGCGGCGCACGGCATGAGCGAGGCCCAGCGCCGGCTGGCGATGCTCGCCGACGGACGCGCGTGGGTGCGCGCGCGGCCGTGGCTGACCGGCCGGGTCGGGCTGGCGACGGCGGTGCTGATCGTGGTCGCGATGGGTGTGCTGACCGGCGGGTTCTACCGCGCGGCCAACGCCAAGACGGTTTCGCTGCTGTACTACAACGGCCTGCCCGGCGAGGTGGTCCCGCCGGTCAGCCAGGACGAGATCGACGCGATGGACCGGCTCGGCGAGCTGGGCATCCCCGGCGACCAGAAGGTGCTCAACGACCGCCTCGACGGCACGGCCTGGATGTACGCGCTGACCGGCGTGCACCCGGTGGCCGCCCACTACGACGCCGGCGCGGTGAATCCCGACGCCGTCTACCTGGCGGTGCACTTCCGCGACTACGACACCGATCCCCGGGTCCGCGCCGTGACGCAGCTGCTGAACGTGCACTACGTGCTGGTCGGCAGCGGCACGATCCGCCGGGACACGCCGATCGCGCCGGGCCTGCAGAAGCTGGACGGGCTGGACTTCGTGAGCGTCGTCTACCGGAACCCGGGCGCCGTCATCTACCGGATCACCAAGTAG